Below is a window of Pseudarthrobacter equi DNA.
ATGCACGATGTCCGGATCAGTGACCGCAGAAAGTTCGGCTTCCTTGTGGTACTGCTGGAACGCGGCAAGGATTTCCGCCGGGTCATTCACAAAGTCGACGATGAACGTTTGGTCCTTGCCGGGAGTCACTCGGTTCAAGCGTGAGAGGGTCTGCACGGCAGTGATGCCAGACAGTTTCTTGTCCACGTACATCGCAACAAGCAACGGCTGATCAAAGCCAGTCTGGAACTTATTGGCAACCAGCATGATCTGGTACTCATCGGTGTTGAATGCCTTCGGAAGCTCACGCCCCTTGAGACCGGGGTTCATCGTGTGCTCATTTAGCTTGCCGATGCCGGATTCGTCGTCGATTATGTCGCCCGAGAATGCGACGAGCGTTGCCAAGTCCTTGTAGCCCTTGTCGGCAATGTACTTATCGATAGCCACCTTGTAGCGGACAGCTTCCTTCCGGGAGCCAGTAACAACCATGGACTTCGCACGCCCTGCGAGGTGGTGACGCACATTGGAGCGAAAATGCTCCACGACGACGGCAAACTTTTTGACTGATGTTATATGGGTGAAGTTTCACCCAGCGCATCAATTCCTTGACGGCTTCAGACTTCTCGATCGTCGTCTCGTCAGAGTCGTAGTCCACGCCGTTGTGCGCGAGCTTGAACGCCATCTTGTAAGGCGTGTAGTTCTTCAGCACATCGAGGATGAAGCCTTCCTCAATTGCCTGCTGCATCGAGTACAGGTGGAAGGGCGCGGGTAGTCCGGCTTCGTTGGGACGCCCGAACAGCTCCAGCGTCTTAGCCTTCGGCGTTGCGGTGAATGCGAAGAACGACAGGTTCTTGCTTTCCGCGCGCTTGTTCATTTCTTCTGCGAGCACGTCTTCTGTGGAAAGCTCAGCTTCCGGATCGACTTCAGCGTCGACGGCGGCTTCATTGCCGGAGGTCAGAACCTTCTTCAGGTTCTTCGCTGCGTCACCGGACTGTGAGCTATGCGCCTCGTCCGCGATGATGGCGTACGACTTGCCTTCAGTCCCTTGTTTTTTGGCGATCTCATCAAGAGCGAAGGGGAAGGTCTGGAGCGTCACACCAATAATTTGGGTGCCACCAAGAAGTGCCTTGGAAAGTGCCTTCGACTTTGCGCCGCAGTGGAGGTAATGGCTTCAAATACCCATCCACCTTGTTGAGCTGCTTGACAGCATCCTGCAACTGCCCATCCAGTACCTTGCGGTCACTGATCACGATCACGGCATCGAACATCTTCTTGCCATCGGCATCGTGCAGGAGTTGAGCCGGTGAGCAGTCCATGCGATGGAGTTTGTTTTGCCAGAACCAGCAGAGTGCTGGATCAAGTACCGGTGTCCCGGTCCTTCGGCGGCAGCAGTTTCCGCCAGCTTGTTTACCGCTTCCCACTGGTGGTAGCGCGGAACAGCAATGATTCGTTCTTGGTCTTCTCGCCCGTGATCGGGTCCGTCTTCTCCTCAACNNNNNNNNNNNNNNNNNNNNNNNNNNNNNNNNNNNNNNNNNNNNNNNNNNNNNNNNNNNNNNNNNNNNNNNNNNNNNNNNNNNNNNNNNNNNNNNNNNNN
It encodes the following:
- a CDS encoding DEAD/DEAH box helicase family protein, with the protein product MIAVPRYHQWEAVNKLAETAAAEGPGHRYLIQHSAGSGKTNSIAWTAHRLNSCTMPMARRCSMP